One window of Salegentibacter sp. Hel_I_6 genomic DNA carries:
- a CDS encoding methionine aminotransferase produces the protein MPDFQNLPSKLPAGKTSIFSVMSGLARKHKAIDISQGFPNFETDNHLKELVCKAMKDGYNQYPPMNGIPELREQIVSKIENLYGKKYDEASEIIFTAGATQALYCAISAFVHPGDEVIVFKPAYDSYEPDIKLAGGKPVLIELKGKDFKIDWQEVEAKITSKTRMIIINTPHNPTGTVLSKNDMLRLEKLLRDTNIILLSDEVYEHLIFDDEKHQSASKFPGLAERAIVCASFGKTFHNTGWKMGYCVAPEVLMKEIIKFHQATVFCVNHPMQRAFAEYLKNPDHYLSLGNFYQEKRDKFLELMQDSKFKGTPSKGTYFQVMDYSEITDEHDVDFAKRLITEYGLATIPVSVFQKDGKDHKQLRFCFAKTDETLEKAAEILHKL, from the coding sequence ATGCCAGATTTTCAAAATCTACCTTCAAAACTTCCCGCCGGGAAAACCAGTATATTTTCAGTAATGAGCGGACTCGCAAGAAAGCATAAGGCGATAGATATTTCTCAGGGTTTTCCGAATTTTGAAACCGATAATCATTTAAAAGAGCTGGTTTGTAAAGCGATGAAAGATGGCTACAACCAGTATCCGCCAATGAATGGCATTCCTGAACTGAGGGAGCAAATTGTTAGCAAAATTGAAAATCTCTATGGAAAGAAATACGATGAAGCCTCCGAAATTATCTTCACCGCAGGAGCTACCCAGGCCCTATATTGCGCTATAAGCGCATTTGTGCATCCTGGAGATGAAGTAATTGTCTTTAAACCAGCTTACGATTCTTATGAACCAGACATTAAACTGGCTGGTGGGAAACCTGTTTTAATTGAATTAAAAGGAAAAGATTTTAAAATTGACTGGCAGGAAGTTGAAGCAAAAATCACTTCCAAAACCAGGATGATCATAATCAATACACCGCATAATCCAACAGGAACTGTTCTATCAAAAAACGATATGCTCCGTCTGGAGAAATTATTAAGAGATACCAATATTATTCTTTTAAGTGATGAGGTGTACGAGCATCTTATTTTTGATGATGAAAAGCATCAAAGTGCCTCAAAGTTCCCTGGTTTAGCTGAAAGAGCTATTGTTTGTGCTTCCTTCGGGAAAACTTTTCATAACACGGGTTGGAAAATGGGCTATTGCGTAGCGCCTGAAGTATTAATGAAGGAGATCATCAAGTTTCACCAGGCTACGGTTTTTTGCGTAAATCACCCCATGCAAAGGGCTTTTGCAGAATATTTAAAAAATCCGGATCACTATTTGAGCCTTGGAAATTTCTATCAGGAAAAGCGAGATAAGTTTTTGGAATTGATGCAAGACTCAAAATTTAAAGGAACTCCCTCAAAAGGTACCTATTTCCAGGTAATGGACTATTCAGAAATTACCGATGAACACGATGTTGATTTTGCAAAAAGATTAATTACTGAATACGGACTCGCTACGATTCCGGTTTCTGTATTTCAAAAAGATGGAAAAGATCACAAACAGTTACGTTTCTGCTTTGCAAAAACCGATGAAACCCTGGAAAAAGCAGCTGAGATTTTACATAAATTATAG
- a CDS encoding succinate dehydrogenase/fumarate reductase iron-sulfur subunit produces the protein MKLTLKIWRQENATAKGKMVDYHVDGIDGDMSFLEMLDILNEQLVEKGEDTIQFDHDCREGICGSCSLQINGEPHGPDKLIATCQLHMRSFKDGDTIYIEPFRAKAFPVIKDLIVDRTAFDRIQQAWGYVSVNTSGNTVDANTIPIEKEKADESFNAATCIGCGACVAACKNASAMLFTSAKVSQYALLPQGRVEATERVKAMVRQMDEEGFGNCSNTGACEIECPKGISLENIARMNREYLAASVNG, from the coding sequence ATGAAGTTAACACTTAAAATATGGCGTCAGGAAAATGCCACTGCTAAAGGAAAAATGGTAGATTATCATGTAGATGGGATAGACGGAGATATGTCTTTTCTTGAAATGCTGGATATACTTAACGAGCAGTTGGTAGAAAAAGGAGAAGATACCATTCAGTTTGATCACGATTGTCGTGAGGGAATTTGTGGTTCTTGTTCTTTGCAAATTAACGGGGAGCCTCACGGGCCAGATAAGTTAATCGCCACCTGTCAGTTGCATATGCGCTCTTTTAAAGATGGTGATACCATTTATATCGAGCCATTTAGAGCAAAAGCTTTTCCGGTAATAAAAGACCTTATTGTAGATCGTACTGCTTTTGACAGGATTCAACAAGCCTGGGGATATGTTTCGGTAAATACTTCTGGAAATACTGTAGATGCGAATACTATTCCAATTGAAAAAGAAAAAGCCGACGAATCTTTTAACGCGGCAACCTGTATTGGCTGTGGAGCTTGTGTAGCAGCTTGTAAAAATGCGAGTGCTATGTTGTTTACTTCAGCCAAAGTTTCTCAATATGCTTTGCTTCCGCAAGGGCGTGTAGAAGCTACTGAGCGAGTTAAAGCAATGGTTAGACAAATGGACGAAGAAGGATTTGGAAACTGTAGTAATACGGGAGCCTGCGAAATAGAATGTCCGAAAGGAATTTCTCTAGAGAATATCGCGCGTATGAACCGTGAATATCTTGCAGCTAGCGTAAATGGATAA
- a CDS encoding four helix bundle protein, translated as MEKIKSFEDLVCWQKGRAIRMEISKLITQFPAEEKFELVSQMRRASRSVTHNLAEGYGRFHFKENIQFCRISRGSLYEIKDQLITAFDEQYIDEKTFENLKKKVEEGIVILNGYINYLKKAGKSY; from the coding sequence ATGGAGAAGATAAAATCATTCGAAGATTTAGTCTGCTGGCAAAAAGGTAGGGCTATTCGAATGGAGATTTCTAAACTTATTACACAATTTCCTGCTGAAGAAAAATTTGAATTGGTTTCTCAAATGAGAAGAGCTTCCCGATCAGTTACACATAATTTAGCTGAAGGTTACGGAAGATTTCATTTTAAGGAAAATATCCAATTCTGTAGAATTTCAAGAGGCTCACTTTATGAAATAAAAGATCAATTAATTACTGCATTTGATGAGCAGTATATTGACGAAAAAACATTTGAAAATTTAAAGAAAAAGGTTGAAGAAGGAATAGTTATTTTGAATGGCTATATTAATTATCTGAAAAAAGCAGGTAAATCCTATTAA
- a CDS encoding fumarate reductase/succinate dehydrogenase flavoprotein subunit, with protein sequence MSVLDSKIPKGPLAEKWTNHKNDINLVNPANKRNIDVIVIGTGLAGGAAAATLAELGYNVKTFCYQDSPRRAHSIAAQGGINASKNYQGDGDSDYRLFYDTVKGGDYRSREGNVYRLAEVSGNIIDQCVAQGVPFAREYGGYLDNRSFGGVLVSRTFYAKGQTGQQLLLGAYSAMNRQINRGKIQPFNRHEMMDLVLVDGKARGIIARNMITGEIERHSAHAVVLASGGYGNVFFLSTNAMGSNVMAAWRAHRRGAYFANPCYTQIHPTCIPVSGDHQSKLTLMSESLRNDGRIWVPKKEEDAKAIREGKKKPTELSEEERDYYLERRYPAFGNLVPRDVASRAAKERCDAGYGVNKTGQAVYLDFASAIERYGKEKAFTSGNKNASKEEITKLGKEVVASKYGNLFDMYQKIVDQNPYETPMMIYPAVHYTMGGLWVDYNLQTTIPGCYAAGEANFSDHGANRLGASALMQGLADGYFVLPYTIGDYLSDDIRTGAISTDSAEFAETEKAVKERIDKMMNAGGTKSVDSYHKELGLIMWNKCGMARNAEGLKEAIEEIAALREDFWKNVKVPGTATSKNAELEKAGRVADFLELGELFAKDALHREESCGGHFREEYQTEEGEALRDDENFRYVAAWEYKGKPADAVLHKEELIFENIELKTRSYK encoded by the coding sequence GTTATAATGTAAAAACATTTTGTTACCAGGATTCTCCAAGACGTGCTCACTCTATCGCCGCCCAGGGAGGTATTAATGCCTCTAAGAATTACCAGGGAGATGGAGATTCAGATTACCGCCTATTTTACGATACTGTAAAAGGTGGGGATTACCGTTCTCGTGAAGGAAACGTTTATCGTCTTGCTGAAGTTTCAGGAAATATTATAGATCAATGTGTGGCACAGGGAGTTCCTTTTGCCCGTGAATATGGAGGTTATTTAGATAACCGTTCTTTTGGGGGTGTGCTTGTATCAAGAACTTTCTACGCTAAAGGACAAACAGGCCAACAGTTGTTGCTGGGAGCATATTCAGCAATGAATCGCCAGATTAACCGGGGTAAAATTCAGCCTTTCAACCGTCACGAAATGATGGATTTAGTATTGGTAGATGGTAAAGCTCGCGGAATTATCGCCAGAAATATGATTACCGGTGAGATTGAACGCCATTCGGCTCACGCCGTGGTATTGGCTTCCGGTGGTTATGGGAATGTTTTCTTCCTTTCTACAAACGCAATGGGAAGTAACGTGATGGCTGCGTGGCGAGCTCACCGTAGAGGTGCTTATTTTGCTAACCCCTGTTATACACAAATTCACCCAACCTGTATTCCGGTTTCCGGAGATCATCAGTCAAAATTGACTTTGATGTCTGAATCTCTTAGAAATGATGGACGAATTTGGGTACCGAAGAAAGAAGAAGACGCCAAAGCAATAAGAGAAGGTAAGAAAAAACCAACTGAACTTTCAGAAGAAGAAAGAGATTATTACTTAGAACGTCGTTATCCTGCTTTTGGTAACCTTGTGCCTCGAGATGTGGCGTCAAGGGCAGCTAAAGAGCGTTGCGATGCCGGTTACGGAGTTAATAAAACCGGACAGGCAGTTTATCTGGATTTTGCCAGTGCCATAGAGCGCTACGGAAAAGAGAAAGCTTTTACTTCAGGTAATAAGAATGCTTCCAAAGAAGAAATTACAAAACTTGGGAAAGAAGTTGTAGCTTCTAAATACGGAAACCTCTTCGATATGTATCAGAAAATCGTAGATCAAAATCCGTATGAAACCCCAATGATGATATATCCTGCGGTTCACTATACAATGGGTGGACTTTGGGTAGATTATAACCTGCAAACTACCATTCCTGGTTGTTACGCTGCCGGAGAAGCAAACTTCTCAGATCACGGAGCTAACAGGCTTGGCGCCTCTGCACTAATGCAGGGACTGGCAGATGGTTATTTTGTATTGCCTTATACTATAGGTGATTATTTATCTGATGATATTCGTACCGGAGCTATTTCTACAGATTCTGCTGAATTTGCAGAAACCGAAAAAGCAGTGAAAGAGCGAATTGATAAAATGATGAATGCCGGCGGAACGAAATCTGTAGATTCCTATCACAAGGAATTAGGGCTGATTATGTGGAACAAATGTGGAATGGCTCGTAATGCAGAAGGCTTAAAAGAAGCGATTGAAGAAATTGCTGCTTTAAGAGAAGATTTCTGGAAAAATGTAAAAGTCCCCGGAACTGCCACTTCTAAAAACGCCGAGCTTGAAAAAGCTGGTCGTGTAGCCGATTTCCTTGAACTGGGTGAATTATTCGCTAAAGATGCATTACATAGAGAAGAATCTTGTGGGGGGCATTTTAGAGAGGAATATCAAACCGAAGAAGGTGAAGCTTTAAGGGACGATGAGAACTTTAGGTATGTAGCTGCCTGGGAATATAAAGGAAAACCTGCAGATGCAGTTCTTCATAAAGAAGAATTGATATTTGAAAATATAGAATTGAAAACAAGAAGTTACAAGTAA